A genome region from Musa acuminata AAA Group cultivar baxijiao unplaced genomic scaffold, Cavendish_Baxijiao_AAA HiC_scaffold_1073, whole genome shotgun sequence includes the following:
- the LOC135666129 gene encoding protein ROLLING AND ERECT LEAF 2-like isoform X1, whose translation MGCSTSKLEDEDAVRLCRDRKNFIKQAIEHRNQFGYGHIAYIESLMRVSQALRDYAADDEHHFFLTACRSIPSQPARRLSPEIVMVPKQSFPPQQKQSERSTSFFAVNYMKAGWNPSISVEQWPETPETVRTEYYYPTGHYGVEGYTPAEAPTTDSSFFSSSYARPKYPPASPQASQSDIFWNPFSSLNTDLYAYGNSSEDVLLDEDADRLRKVRQEEGIPDLEEEEDDDDDDEGIQNVQMKEEGSRIHPKPTAKLIASEQTADVSRKNDKVNEIKEYRSQGGQSTEVSETRNAVEHEVNNGPEIVGNGNGNYGTHETPGFTAYVNRRPTSMGEVMENVEAQFVILCDFANELSLILEASRVQPSSSPLESFRMLNPAALLRSASSSRSSSSRFLQVSSGRTNDAYESSNNDIEESCTVSRSHKSTLERLYAWEKKLYEEIKCGERARIDYEKKCMQLRFHDINGEEPFVVDKTRVAIRDLQTRLRVSISSVEYISKRIEALRDQELHPQVMELIQGLARMWRTMAECHRCQKRTVDEAKLLLFSPSTAAVPVGVPLPRASRVAAALEVELRNWTSRLAAWVQAQRCYARALAGWIRRCAPPTLDATAPTPSRSGGGPAPPVYTACVRWSRLMDSVSEAAAIEGLEMFVAGVASMVAGHKREEEEVEDPRRAAVLGPKVVCAGLAVSVGALADLAANSAEGYEELVRTLPSG comes from the exons ATGGGATGTTCTACTTCGAAGCTGGAAGATGAAGACGCCGTCCGTCTCTGCCGTGACAGGAAAAACTTCATCAAGCAAGCTATCGAGCATAGGAACCAGTTTGGCTATGGCCACATTGCATACATAGAATCGCTGATGAGAGTCTCCCAGGCTCTCCGCGATTATGCTGCGGATGATGAGCATCATTTCTTCTTGACTGCTTGCAGAAGTATTCCATCACAGCCTGCTAGAAGATTAAGCCCGGAGATCGTCATGGTTCCTAAGCAATCCTTCCCACCACAGCAAAAGCAGTCCGAGAGAAGCACCTCCTTTTTTGCAGTAAACTACATGAAGGCAGGATGGAATCCATCGATTTCAGTGGAGCAATGGCCTGAGACACCGGAAACTGTGAGAACAGAATACTATTACCCTACAGGTCATTATGGTGTTGAAGGCTATACTCCCGCAGAGGCTCCAACCACGGACTCATCATTCTTCTCCTCTTCATATGCAAGACCAAAATATCCACCAGCATCGCCCCAGGCTTCACAATCGGACATCTTCTGGAACCCTTTCTCATCTTTGAACACCGATTTGTATGCCTATGGAAACAGTTCTGAAGATGTTCTGCTCGATGAAGATGCCGATAGGCTAAGGAAGGTCAGACAGGAAGAAGGGATACCTGacctggaagaagaagaagatgatgatgatgatgatgagggaaTTCAGAATGTACAGATGAAGGAAGAAGGTTCCAGGATTCATCCAAAGCCAACTGCAAAGCTAATTGCTAGTGAACAAACAGCTGATGTCAGTAGGAAGAATGACAAAGTGAATGAAATAAAGGAGTACCGATCACAAGGTGGGCAGAGTACTGAAGTATCAGAAACTCGAAATGCAGTAGAACATGAGGTTAACAATGGTCCGGAAATTGTTGGGAATGGAAATGGAAATTATGGAACACATGAAACTCCTGGTTTCACTGCATATGTAAACAGAAGACCGACGAGCATGGGAGAGGTCATGGAGAATGTTGAGGCCCAATTTGTCATACTTTGTGATTTTGCTAATGAGCTCTCTTTAATTCTGGAAGCCAGCAGGGTTCAGCCCTCTTCTTCCCCGCTAGAAT CTTTTAGGATGTTGAATCCAGCTGCTTTGCTTCGTTCAGCATCATCATCACGCTCATCATCATCTAGGTTTCTTCAAGTTTCATCTGGTCGTACTAATGATGCCTATGAAAGCAGCAACAATGACATAGAGGAATCTTGTACGGTATCTCGAAGCCACAAGTCAACATTAGAGAGATTATATGCATGGGAGAAGAAGCTATATGAGGAAATAAAG TGTGGGGAACGTGCACGAATAGATTATGAAAAGAAATGCATGCAGCTGAGGTTTCATGATATCAATGGGGAAGAGCCTTTTGTTGTCGATAAGACTAGAGTAGCTATAAGAGATCTCCAAACTCGGCTCAGGGTTTCCATAAGTTCTGTCGAGTACATATCAAAAAGAATTGAGGCATTACGGGACCAGGAATTGCACCCGCAGGTTATGGAGTTGATCCAAGG GTTAGCAAGGATGTGGAGGACCATGGCAGAGTGCCATCGGTGTCAAAAGCGCACGGTAGACGAGGCCAAGCTCCTGCTGTTCTCGCCCTCCACCGCCGCCGTACCCGTCGGCGTACCGCTGCCGAGGGCCTCTCGCGTCGCCGCTGCGCTCGAGGTGGAGCTCCGGAACTGGACCTCTCGCCTCGCGGCCTGGGTCCAGGCCCAGCGGTGCTACGCCCGCGCCCTCGCCGGTTGGATCCGCCGGTGCGCCCCGCCGACCCTTGACGCCACGGCCCCGACCCCCAGTCGCTCCGGCGGCGGACCGGCTCCACCGGTCTACACCGCCTGCGTGCGGTGGTCGCGGCTAATGGATTCGGTGAGCGAGGCGGCGGCGATCGAGGGGCTGGAGATGTTCGTGGCGGGGGTGGCGTCGATGGTGGCCGGGCATaagcgggaggaggaggaggttgagGATCCTAGGCGGGCGGCGGTGCTGGGGCCGAAGGTGGTGTGCGCGGGGCTGGCGGTGTCTGTGGGAGCGTTGGCCGACTTAGCCGCGAACTCCGCGGAAGGGTACGAGGAGCTGGTGAGGACGCTGCCCTCCGGTTGA
- the LOC135666129 gene encoding protein ROLLING AND ERECT LEAF 2-like isoform X2 encodes MGCSTSKLEDEDAVRLCRDRKNFIKQAIEHRNQFGYGHIAYIESLMRVSQALRDYAADDEHHFFLTACRSIPSQPARRLSPEIVMVPKQSFPPQQKQSERSTSFFAVNYMKAGWNPSISVEQWPETPETVRTEYYYPTGHYGVEGYTPAEAPTTDSSFFSSSYARPKYPPASPQASQSDIFWNPFSSLNTDLYAYGNSSEDVLLDEDADRLRKVRQEEGIPDLEEEEDDDDDDEGIQNVQMKEEGSRIHPKPTAKLIASEQTADVSRKNDKVNEIKEYRSQGGQSTEVSETRNAVEHEVNNGPEIVGNGNGNYGTHETPGFTAYVNRRPTSMGEVMENVEAQFVILCDFANELSLILEASRVQPSSSPLESFRMLNPAALLRSASSSRSSSSRFLQVSSGRTNDAYESSNNDIEESCTVSRSHKSTLERLYAWEKKLYEEIKCGERARIDYEKKCMQLRFHDINGEEPFVVDKTRVAIRDLQTRLRVSISSVEYISKRIEALRDQELHPQVMELIQGLTAEQAVRAPQSPFLPQVSKDVEDHGRVPSVSKAHGRRGQAPAVLALHRRRTRRRTAAEGLSRRRCARGGAPELDLSPRGLGPGPAVLRPRPRRLDPPVRPADP; translated from the exons ATGGGATGTTCTACTTCGAAGCTGGAAGATGAAGACGCCGTCCGTCTCTGCCGTGACAGGAAAAACTTCATCAAGCAAGCTATCGAGCATAGGAACCAGTTTGGCTATGGCCACATTGCATACATAGAATCGCTGATGAGAGTCTCCCAGGCTCTCCGCGATTATGCTGCGGATGATGAGCATCATTTCTTCTTGACTGCTTGCAGAAGTATTCCATCACAGCCTGCTAGAAGATTAAGCCCGGAGATCGTCATGGTTCCTAAGCAATCCTTCCCACCACAGCAAAAGCAGTCCGAGAGAAGCACCTCCTTTTTTGCAGTAAACTACATGAAGGCAGGATGGAATCCATCGATTTCAGTGGAGCAATGGCCTGAGACACCGGAAACTGTGAGAACAGAATACTATTACCCTACAGGTCATTATGGTGTTGAAGGCTATACTCCCGCAGAGGCTCCAACCACGGACTCATCATTCTTCTCCTCTTCATATGCAAGACCAAAATATCCACCAGCATCGCCCCAGGCTTCACAATCGGACATCTTCTGGAACCCTTTCTCATCTTTGAACACCGATTTGTATGCCTATGGAAACAGTTCTGAAGATGTTCTGCTCGATGAAGATGCCGATAGGCTAAGGAAGGTCAGACAGGAAGAAGGGATACCTGacctggaagaagaagaagatgatgatgatgatgatgagggaaTTCAGAATGTACAGATGAAGGAAGAAGGTTCCAGGATTCATCCAAAGCCAACTGCAAAGCTAATTGCTAGTGAACAAACAGCTGATGTCAGTAGGAAGAATGACAAAGTGAATGAAATAAAGGAGTACCGATCACAAGGTGGGCAGAGTACTGAAGTATCAGAAACTCGAAATGCAGTAGAACATGAGGTTAACAATGGTCCGGAAATTGTTGGGAATGGAAATGGAAATTATGGAACACATGAAACTCCTGGTTTCACTGCATATGTAAACAGAAGACCGACGAGCATGGGAGAGGTCATGGAGAATGTTGAGGCCCAATTTGTCATACTTTGTGATTTTGCTAATGAGCTCTCTTTAATTCTGGAAGCCAGCAGGGTTCAGCCCTCTTCTTCCCCGCTAGAAT CTTTTAGGATGTTGAATCCAGCTGCTTTGCTTCGTTCAGCATCATCATCACGCTCATCATCATCTAGGTTTCTTCAAGTTTCATCTGGTCGTACTAATGATGCCTATGAAAGCAGCAACAATGACATAGAGGAATCTTGTACGGTATCTCGAAGCCACAAGTCAACATTAGAGAGATTATATGCATGGGAGAAGAAGCTATATGAGGAAATAAAG TGTGGGGAACGTGCACGAATAGATTATGAAAAGAAATGCATGCAGCTGAGGTTTCATGATATCAATGGGGAAGAGCCTTTTGTTGTCGATAAGACTAGAGTAGCTATAAGAGATCTCCAAACTCGGCTCAGGGTTTCCATAAGTTCTGTCGAGTACATATCAAAAAGAATTGAGGCATTACGGGACCAGGAATTGCACCCGCAGGTTATGGAGTTGATCCAAGG TCTTACTGCAGAACAAGCAGTACGAGCTCCTCAGTCACCCTTCCTCCCGCAGGTTAGCAAGGATGTGGAGGACCATGGCAGAGTGCCATCGGTGTCAAAAGCGCACGGTAGACGAGGCCAAGCTCCTGCTGTTCTCGCCCTCCACCGCCGCCGTACCCGTCGGCGTACCGCTGCCGAGGGCCTCTCGCGTCGCCGCTGCGCTCGAGGTGGAGCTCCGGAACTGGACCTCTCGCCTCGCGGCCTGGGTCCAGGCCCAGCGGTGCTACGCCCGCGCCCTCGCCGGTTGGATCCGCCGGTGCGCCCCGCCGACCCTTGA